The Solanum pennellii chromosome 7, SPENNV200 DNA segment AAGTTTTGAATATCCATTTGTAtcatttttgtgtgttttttaGTTAACTCGAAATTTGAGACTGcaaaagatttttgaatttttttttgtcctaATTAATAGTGTGCATAGTGTATCCTTCAAGTCTAATCCTATAGCTAACatggttattttattttttcatttatagtgaactataaactttaaattttggaTCCGATTTTTTCTTTATCATGCTTGTATGGTATCATGACCTTGATAAGCAACTTATAACACTTCGATGTATTTTAGGACCAATGAGAATTGTTGAGGCAAGAACTTGCGAGTCTCAGAGTCATCGTTTCAAGGGACCATGTGTGAGTGAGAAGAATTGTGCCTCGGTATGTGAGACCGAAGGATTTTCCGGTGGTGATTGTCGTGGATTCCGTCGCCGTTGCTTTTGCACTAGGCCATGCTAATTAAGAGTATTTTATATTCACGATATGTATCGAAATACTCATGAATGAATAAAAGACACTATAATTGTTCAAAGATGTATAGTGCTAGTTTTGTTTGTAAAACTAGTCATGGTCTTTGAATTATATGCAATTATGGTGCACTAGACTTGTAATTCATGTGGTGTGTTCTTGTTTTTATGCAACattatgaataaaatttgtCTTTATGTCACTAATTTTAGTGTTTGTAGTGTCAAGTGTGTATAAACTAGTGAtgatagtaaaaaaaatgaaatatattatttagggaaaatgcacaagtaccccttcaacctatgctcgaaattccagagacacactcatactatactaaggtcctattacccccctgaacttattttataagtaattttctatcccttttcggcctacgtggcactagtttgaaaaaaaaaatcaaccatcgttggacccacaagatagtgccacgtaggtcgaaaagaggtaaaaaattattaataaaataagttcagggggtaataggaccttagtatagtataagtgtgtatctgagatttcgggcacaGATTGAGGGGATACTTTGGACATTATCCCTATTATTTAAGCATGTTAAACCACGTTATCTTATAAAAgttcaattttatattgttCCTCAAAGAAATGTACTCCACCCTCCTTTTTCTATCCTCTATAGCCAAATGTATATGAATAAAGtcatattatttattgaaaGTTAAGTTACATGGTATACACAATTTGAAATGTATATGAATAAAGTCGTAATTCCTATTGAATTTCTGTTGAGTGAATTATGTTGAAGAAAGTACACAACTTGAACTTTTGATCCACAAATTTTAATCGGATGAGCATcatagacaaaaaaataataattaaataccatcaatatttaacatttaaaagGATCCCTTAGCCAtgcttttaatatttattaaaaatgtcaacattttaatttgttatctatctaatttactttgtttttatttgctttaattgaaagaatacaattatttaataataaaaagtagaaaattaagtgagaaaatatttttaaaaaagagtatATCACTTAAAATACTCATCAGTtacaaattcaatattttataaaaggaACATGTCACTTAATATATTTCATCtttacataaaaaagaaaatctaaaaaaatctcccccaaaaaaaaacaaattatttgtcTTCTTTATCATTCTCGCATGAATTTTGACGGCGGCAGCAATGGAGAATCTAAAGGTTAATCTAATATGTAGCTATGGTGGAAAAATTCAACTTCGTCCTCACAATCATCAACTATCCTATGTTGGCGGCGATACCAAAATTCTCTTTGTTGAAGTGAGTTCGATTAAATTTGCTTTTTTTCTGTTTGACGAGAAGATTTTGGAAATGAGTATAATTTCATTGACAAATAGTTTTGGATAAGGAATTTTCAACTGGAACTTCAATATAATCAGTGAAATACAATCGATCAAGTATTCGTTAATTGTAGAATCATTAATTTGTATGGGAGTTTTGGcatgaatgtttttttttattttcttgggtaattattattttttggatgacaAGGCAGAGTTTTACTAATGCACAAGTGAATACAGATTTGTATTTGAGTTTGgaggaaaaaaaacaaacaaaaaaaaaaacaaaaaagatgaaagagagagaaaggctgcaaaaattgtattcatattaatttgtgtttgtcaattgtttttcttttactcaacatttgtatttttattaaaaatattgtatttcttttttagtttgtagTCATCTTAGTAGGTATGCCAAAtagatttgtatttcttaagtataaatatatcatatttcttttcaaagttaattttgtatttttttttccagaaaaattGCGTTCTTCCTCAACTGATTGTGTTATTTTCACTTTGtatgctatttttttttcaaaattgtgtattatttcttaaatcatattcatatgtAATGATTGGATTATATGGAGATacaatcaataatatttttataatacaaataatagaaaaatatgtttgacagacatgtaatacaattttaatgacTAAgatacaatttttaatttttacaatgaaagtaaaatattaattttaatttgaatgttaaagtgagcacataaaatacaaaaaattgttGGTATACAATTATGATGTAAACATAGTGAAAAATACAAACTTGTTGTCatcgaaattgatgttgaaatataaaaatgagCACAATAAATTCTA contains these protein-coding regions:
- the LOC107024286 gene encoding defensin Ec-AMP-D1-like; this encodes MANSMRLFATMLLLTMLVMSTGPMRIVEARTCESQSHRFKGPCVSEKNCASVCETEGFSGGDCRGFRRRCFCTRPC